AACATACTTCAGCAATCAGATTGCTCCTTGGTTTTGATGTTAACTCATTTGTTGCAAGAGGGGGCTGGATGATGCACAGCTTTGGCTCCTTTAGGGAGGAAAATGAGCATCATGGATTATGGTGGTCTCAAATCGTTGCTGACTGACAtagtaattttttgttcatttgaaAGTTGGGGCCGTCTGTGAATCTGCTGGCACCTAGTAGAACCATTTATCAAAGGGAATTCCTTTTTTAGCCCAAAGGTTCAGGTGTTAGCTATAGGTATAGTTACTAATACCAAAGCATTTGAACTGGTTTTGATCATACATGAAAGTCATTCTCTATGGAAGTGTTTTTAGGTCCATGCTTCTGCCTTGCGATACAATTGAGGATagtgtctttttttctttttctttttttggtttcttttaaaaattgaaacaagtTCTAGATGAACACCTTGTATATAGAATTTCATACGCTGCAGAATGTCGtaccatttcattttttcttgtaAATATCCGTATATTGATTCTCTCCTCTTTTCACTTTACTTAATACATACTATGTGCAGTGACCATTTGGTTCACAATCAAAACATTGTTTAGGTGTAGGGAAAGTGGATGTGACTTCCTATAGCTACTCCAATATCTTAAAGAGGTGTAACAATTTGCAAATTGTTCCCATTTGATTACCGTCTGCTGAGTAATTCTTTCGTACCCAGGCAAGAATAATTCATAGCGATGTTATTTTGATAGTCATGTGTTATAATAGATATTGACCCAGGTTTGCACCCATATTAAAATCAAGAACcagaaaaacaaagtaaaattaaacaaattgaaACGAAAAAAGATTTAACCCTGTATTGACattataaaccaaaaacacagaaaagaataatcaaaaaaactttttgaatgaAAATCAATTACATATTGCAGATGTTTGTCTGCACAAATTCAGATTTATCACATGAAAGCCATGACTAAACGGATTAATCATCTTCAAGCCGGCACTATTCAATTGACGCGGAGTAATCATCTTCAAGCCAGCACTATTCAGATTTAACCTATGAAAGCCATGGCTAAACGGATTAATTATCTTCAAGCCAGCATTATTCGATTGATGAAAGCCATTATTCAACTCCAAGCCGTGAAGAACACACTGCATCCTTGTCAACAAATGCCCATTATGTCTGACTCCGAGTCCACCATTGTTCTGTTCTTTGAAGTACACGTCCAAGAACTTCTTGAAAGTCTGTAGAGTTAACAAGGTATCCGAACCAGCCTGGTGACTCTTCCCAGCCAAACGTTGCACACCCAATGCGTTAGCCACTTTCTCTAAACCCCCATAAAGGCCATCACAAAACTTCATCATATGCTTCAAGTCGAAAAGCCTTTTCCCAAATATACTCTGCACCATGATCATAAACCCCGTCAGATCATACGGTAGTGGTCGCCGAATCAAGATTTTCATCAAGTGGGCAATGTCATAGGCACCATGAAAGGTGACCCAAGTGAAAGCAGAGTGATTGCCCAACAGCCCAGATTTCAACATCAACGCAGCAAAGTCGGCAGAGTCGATACCCTCCTTCAAGTTCTTGTCAAAATCGATTCCTTGGCGCTCAAGCAACTCGATCGATTCAGGGTTCTGGAGATCATTGTAGACGTCGAAATCTTTGAAGTTGAACTCCCACACGTACTGACTCTTGGTACCGAAATCAGGAAGACAACCTTTGTCGTCGCAAAGAGCAAGACCCAACTGAATAATGTTGGTGGAGTTCACGTTGTCTCTGATAACCTGGTAGTTCCAGTTCGGAGGGAGTTTTCCGAGGTCGTGCCCGTCGACGTTAGGAGGTCGGTACACAACACCAGGAAACTCTGTGTCGATTGACACCATGCGGTGGCTCCTCAATGCTACCTTGAGGAGTTCGAACTCCTTCACAAGATTTTCTTTCCATACTTTCCTCACTACTACACTATCCATCTTTGTATTTTCTTGCTATCTAAATCTTAACACAGTGATCTAAAGATTATTTACTCGTTGcttatttatagaaaaattatacAAGGTCGGTGCACAAACCTTCTCCCACTCGGAAAAGGAAATTATAGTACAAGAAACAATGACTCATAAAACTTTCCTCACTCATAATAGCCTTTGCTAGTGTGCGGgcacttgtttttcttttcttctcttcttttttttttttttttaagattaataGTTTTCATTAATTATGATGTGAAGTTACTACATTTTTCGATCACAAAAAATCTTTGAGTAAACGCTCTTAAAACGGTaattgctcaaaaaaaaaacaaaaacaaaaaacaaaacaaaacaaaagaatttagGTAAATGGCAAATTATGCTCCTAAAATTTgggggtatttggattttacatcttgaattttcagaatttagattttattccCTGAAGTTTAAGGTAGGATATAAAGTCCAaacacttttaaattttagggagtaaaattcaaatatccctaaaatttagggggtaagatccaaattttaaaatatcaaggtttaaaatccaaattctgaaatttcagggtgtaaaatccaaacatcttAAACTTTTGTTGggtcccaaataatattatcaacaatATTAGCAATCCAGAATAACAATCACACAtaagaatacaaaatttatgtggaaaaccCTTTCttctttagggaaaaaaaaccaTGGGACAAAttccgaataatttcactattatcaaatcaattacaataattcttgtgtatgtctcacagttaaagaaaaatctcccttatttttctttgctcacacacacacactaattatcTCTTTCAAATGTGGCAACACTTtactctctcatttttattttattttccacgcacagctctctctctcttggctaTGTTCTTTTTCTCTAAGCAGCTCCCT
The Quercus lobata isolate SW786 chromosome 10, ValleyOak3.0 Primary Assembly, whole genome shotgun sequence DNA segment above includes these coding regions:
- the LOC115964347 gene encoding probable CCR4-associated factor 1 homolog 11; the encoded protein is MDSVVVRKVWKENLVKEFELLKVALRSHRMVSIDTEFPGVVYRPPNVDGHDLGKLPPNWNYQVIRDNVNSTNIIQLGLALCDDKGCLPDFGTKSQYVWEFNFKDFDVYNDLQNPESIELLERQGIDFDKNLKEGIDSADFAALMLKSGLLGNHSAFTWVTFHGAYDIAHLMKILIRRPLPYDLTGFMIMVQSIFGKRLFDLKHMMKFCDGLYGGLEKVANALGVQRLAGKSHQAGSDTLLTLQTFKKFLDVYFKEQNNGGLGVRHNGHLLTRMQCVLHGLELNNGFHQSNNAGLKIINPFSHGFHRLNLNSAGLKMITPRQLNSAGLKMINPFSHGFHVINLNLCRQTSAICN